A stretch of Caenorhabditis elegans chromosome IV DNA encodes these proteins:
- the T28H11.8 gene encoding MFS domain-containing protein (Confirmed by transcript evidence) produces the protein MNNFRFFLLFLATISMTFVYSNRVVFGFTIICQQGGNESDDTTSVIVDPDYYLLDTLNIAWMFTATAVGMCLGPAPFYFVGFLSTRVLIFTYGIMSALSSILYPLFDSLGFWPALVCRFFAGFAQASQLHFTNDLVLRWTPESEASFFFSIMLATSQFGPLFTMILGGEMCSSSFFGWEATYYILGVGTFISSTAFAYYYSDNVEKNCNLEESEKKYILAGKHSTKEKEKVPYKALLKDSTIWISLLMFTGYYLAMIVYQQYSPTFIKQVLHFTIRETGYFSAIPQLIAIFIKIGCGRLLDVKFGCGPKLTLVVPLLILESMSAFSLFLTGFLDDRVWSLIFMMIFASLHFFVPVICSRTIQIRAGQHSHFALNLNMVIAGIAQILIPLGVQAAVPENTRSQWSFVFYFLVITVVITSILYTLFSRATPAEWTMKKRASEYTIYRLSDISPPEPITIPMPRECKF, from the exons atgaacaattttcgatttttcctgcTTTTCCTGGCCACAATCTCGATGACATTTGTCTATAGTAATCGAGTGGTTTTTGGATTTACGATTATTTGCCAACAAGGTGGAAATGAGAGTGATGATACGACAAGTGTAATTGTGGATCCCG ACTATTATCTTCTTGACACTTTAAACATTGCCTGGATGTTCACCGCAACAGCCGTCGGAATGTGTCTTGGTCCTGCTCCATTTTACTTTGTTGGTTTCCTAAGTACTCGTGTCCTTATCTTCACCTACGGTATTATGTCAGCACTCAGTTCCATCCTCTACCCATTGTTCGATTCCCTTGGCTTCTGGCCAGCTCTTGTCTGCCGGTTCTTTGCTGGATTTGCTCAGGCCAGTCAGCTACACTTTACAAATGACCTCGTACTTCGATGGACTCCTGAATCAGAAGCCTCATTCTTCTTCTCAATAATGCTTGCAACGTCACAGTTTGGCCCGTTGTTCACAATGATTTTGGGCGGTGAGATGTGTTCTTCCTCGTTTTTTGGATGGGAAGCCACCTACTACATATTGGGAGTAGGTACATTCATCTCTTCAACTGCATTTGCATATTATTATTCTGATAATGTAGAGAAGAATTG caatttggaAGAATCCGAGAAGAAATACATTCTTGCTGGAAAGCATTCAacgaaagagaaagaaaaagttcCATATAAGGCATTACTGAAAGATTCAACAATTTGGATCAGTTTACTCATGTTCACTGGATATTATTTGGCAATGATTGTTTATCAACAATACTCTCCAACATTCATCAAACAAGTTCTACACTTCACAATTCGAGAAACTGGATATTTCTCTGCAATTCCTCAGTTAATCgcgattttcattaaaattggGTGTGGTAGATTATTAG atgtGAAATTCGGGTGTGGTCCGAAGCTAACTCTTGTCGTGCCTCTTCTTATCTTGGAATCAATGAGTGCTTTCTCCCTGTTCCTCACTGGAttt CTGGATGACCGTGTGTGGTCGTTGATCTTTATGATGATCTTTGCATCTCTTCACTTCTTTGTTCCAGTCATTTGCAGTAGAACTATTCAAATT AGAGCTGGCCAACATTCTCACTTCGCATTGAACTTAAATATGGTGATTGCTGGAATTGCACAGATCTTGATTCCACTGGGAGTTCAAGCAGCGGTACCTGAAAATACAAGAAGCCAG TGGTCCTTCGTATTCTACTTCCTCGTCATCACAGTAGTCATCACATCAATTCTCTACACACTGTTCTCCCGAGCGACACCTGCCGAATGGACAATGAAGAAAAGAGCATCAGAATACACAATTTATCGATTGTCTGACATATCACCACCCGAACCAATCACAATCCCGATGCCAAGAGAATGCAAGTTTTAA
- the srm-1 gene encoding Serpentine Receptor, class M (Product from WormBase gene class srm;~Confirmed by transcript evidence): protein MQSSDNINNTWFDEFNSVFTGVLSLIFNIALILVTSKVKIYSDYVKRMQIFGAVLRLIFSVLIVFSSPTLAYITDAEAVYIVKGGFSLPIKLGRAMLITFVTFVIFSCMGPPMQFLQMVFIVKKTTRTQKNVVLTTTIISFIVSLISTVLITFGYVPDAADDQLSEYIVYNLNGIGKSAYLIASLERYDYTLNDFVADPISWACTIYIMAVLVITTVIAMVCWTIIRYEIHKGSRSTNSMKSQQQLNMVLMVQFILPFLTIHIPFYVSFLMPLFRIETSHLSVYLPYLFSWCPALNPILVMIMVKSIREKAFDAMSIGSRSHSTIINVFNR, encoded by the exons atgCAATCCAGTGATAATATCAACAACACGTGGTTTGATGAGTTTAATAGTGTATTCACTGGGGTTTTatctctaatttttaatattgctTTGATACTCGTAACatcaaaagttaaaatataTTCGGACTATGTGAAACGGATGCAAATATTTGGCGCAGTTTTGagactgattttttcagttttaattgtGTTTAGCTCCCCG ACACTTGCTTATATAACAGATGCTGAAGCTGTTTACATTGTTAAAGGCGGATTTTCATTGCCTATTAAACTGG GAAGAGCTATGCTCATTACCTTTGTAacatttgtcattttttcgtGTATGGGACCTCCGATGCAATTTCTTCAAATggtttttattgtgaaaaa AACAACGAGAACACAAAAAAACGTGGTCCTTACAACCACAATCATATCATTTATTGTCTCTCTAATATCCACAGTTCTAATCACCTTTGGCTATGTCCCAGATGCTGCTGACGATCAACTATCAGAATATATCGTATACAATCTGAATGGAATCGGAAAATCTGCATATTTAATTGCATCACTAGAAAGATATGATTACACGTTGAATGACTTTGTTGCTGACCCAATTTCATGGGCATGTACGATTTATATAATGGCTGTTCTAGTGATAACTACAGTAATTGCGATGGTTTGTTGGACAATTATCAGATACGAAATTCATAAGGGAAGTCGGAGTACAAATTCGATGAAGTCTCAACAACAATTGAATATGGTACTTATGGTTCAG ttcattcTACCATTTCTCACTATCCACATTCCATTCTATGTGTCTTTTCTAATGCCATTATTTCGTATCGAGACTTCTCATCTGTCAGTTTATCTACCGTATCTTTTTTCTTGGTGTCCGGCTTTAAATCCAATTTTAGTAATGATTATGGTAAAG AGTATTCGAGAAAAGGCATTTGATGCGATGAGTATTGGTTCAAGAAGTCACTCGACTATCATTAATGTTTTCAATAGATAG
- the best-6 gene encoding Bestrophin-6 (Confirmed by transcript evidence) produces the protein MTISYTYDVATESYFGFFKVLFRWKGSVWKLIHRELFMWLVLYYTVLAIYRTLDEERKKIFRSNIEHFINFEPSILTFMLSFFVTTIVQRWNNVFTNMGFIENAAYAVSSFMKNGEDVRRAQRTVIRYLVASQILVMRSISIKALRRFPNYESIVTAGFLTKEESTIIQNTDLSYDSSCVPIRWAIQVLRHQYRSGNFFSHSVYRATWKEVSDFETHLSRVRKVDWVPIPLAYPQVIFFAVRLYFVICAFAKQYFDLDDDDARYVIHYYFPIVTVFQFICLMGWLKVAEALLNPLGEDDDDFEVNFLIDSNIYTGMLIIETSKPPPLKPDLFEDRNFGPIYPNNITDQSVGQALCGSVENIKLAGKDASIEVKKNGENNPPA, from the exons atgacaATATCCTATACTTATGACGTCGCGACGGAATCTTATTTCGggtttttcaaa GTGTTATTTCGATGGAAGGGTTCCGTGTGGAAATTGATTCACAGGGAATTGTTTATGTGGCTCGTTCTATACTATACcgttttggcaatttatcgAACTCTGGATGAGGAGAGGAAAAA GATTTTCAGGAGcaatattgaacattttatcaACTTTGAACCTTCCATTCTAACGTTTATGTTGTCTTTCTTCGTCACCACAATTGTGCAGCGTTGGAACAATGTCTTCACGAATATGGGGTTTATTGAGAA cgcaGCTTATGCCGTTTCTTCTTTCATGAAGAATGGTGAAGATGTTAGAAGGGCTCAGAGAACTGTTATTCGGTATTTGGTTGCATCTCAA atccTCGTCATGCGATCGATTTCCATCAAAGCACTCAGACGTTTCCCAAATTATGAATCGATTGTTACTGCTg GATTCCTAACAAAAGAAGAATCTACGATAATTCAAAATACGGATTTAAGTTACGACTCTTCTTGTGTTCCAATTCGATGGGCGATACAAGTTCTCCGACATCAATACAGA agtGGAAACTTCTTCAGTCATTCGGTATATCGGGCCACGTGGAAAGAAGTCAGTGATTTTGAAACGCATCTTTCTAGAGTGAGAAAAGTTGATTGGGTTCCCATTCCATTGGCCTATCCACAAGTGATTTTCTTTGCTGTTCGACTTTACTTTGTTATTTGTGCATTTGCGAAGCAATATTTTGATctcgatgatgatgatgcg CGCTACGTCATCCATTACTATTTTCCAATCGTAACTGTATTCCAATTCATTTGTCTGATGGGATGGTTGAAAGTTGCGGAAGCTCTTCTAAATCCATTAGGAGAGGATGATGACGATTTTGAAGTCAACTTTCTGATTGACAGTAACATATAT ACTGGTATGTTAATAATCGAAACATCGAAACCGCCGCCTCTTAAACCTGACCTGTTCGAGGATCGAAACTTTGGCCCAATCTATCCGAATAATATCACTGATCAAAGTGTCGGACAGGCTCTCTGCGGATCTGTAGAAAATATAAA attaGCCGGTAAAGATGCAAGTATTGAAGTtaagaaaaatggagaaaacaATCCACCAGCATAA
- the T28H11.7 gene encoding BAR domain-containing protein (Confirmed by transcript evidence): MFGRLKQKVKEKTGRAKATTLPAEVDDAMGYFKNLTPRVKDLHKSMTNLEDISKWQKKASFSGTLENYSRLGDKINVKPFMDAVDARMGAEADAVKGVLAICEKYKSFYQNEGKLHADSIANLNRTRLDMDSAADKYANNETEVNKTRLDNSTTEFEVACERMRELANGIKTIESNHSSWQDGLMKEIKVALRK, encoded by the exons ATGTTTGGACGTTTGAAGCAGAAAGTTAAGGAAAAGACTGGACGTGCCAAGGCGACAAC tctTCCCGCAGAAGTGGACGATGCGATGGGCTACTTCAAAAATCTGACGCCACGTGTCAAGGACCTTCACAAGAGCATGACAAACTTGGAAGATATTAGCAAGTGGCAGAAGAAGGCCAGTTTCTCTGGCACCCTTGAGAATTACTCGCGTCTCGGTGACAAGATCAATGTGAAACCATTTATGGATGCTGTTGATGCTAGAATGGGTGCCGAAGCTGATGCCGTGAAAGGG GTCCTCgcgatttgtgaaaaatacaaGTCATTCTACCAAAACGAGGGAAAACTTCACGCGGACAGTATCGCCAATTTGAATAGGACTCGGCTCGACATGGACAGTGCGGCGGATAAATATGCGAACAACGAGACTGAAGTTAACAAGACTCGTTTGGATAACAGTACCACGGAATTTGAAGTGGCTTGTGAGAG AATGCGAGAACTGGCGAACGGAATCAAGACAATTGAATCGAACCATTCTTCCTGGCAAGACGGTCTTATGAAGGAGATTAAAGTGGCGTTGCGTAAATAA
- the srm-2 gene encoding Serpentine Receptor, class T (Partially confirmed by transcript evidence) — protein sequence MTTPIPEELHETFVNEANAYIAGFVSLIANLVLIYVTSKVKTYSKEFQWTQYYVAILRLIFSMVVVVTSPTLVYVSKMKSLYIVKGGFFLPFDMGTFFLTLFVFFVVISCCSPTIQYLQICHVLSDNGHKNPKFGPIISTISVIFGIPTLILVYFGYTPSPEEATEAKQIVYYLNGEGDSAFLMITAKRGGTIDWTSIICTVYIFVIMISSSITVFICAINIYKQMKKKMLSDAAKKSQQQINLILLLQFLFPFLLIHIPFYESFIFPIFNIENPFLANNLPFLFSWCPAINPILVMVMVKNVRDRLLCRSAGSKISSSNMIQVRQQSQVVSSRLK from the exons atgaCGACTCCAATTCCTGAAGAGCTTCACGAAACTTTTGTAAATGAAGCAAATGCCTACATTGCCGGCTTTGTCTCATTAATTGCTAATTTAGTTCTGATTTATGTCACTTCAAAAGTTAAAACGTATTCCAAAGAGTTCCAATGGACACAGTACTATGTGGCAATTCTAAGGCTCATATTTTCAATGGTAGTTGTAGTGACATCACCG acattagTCTAtgtctcaaaaatgaaatcattGTACATTGTAAAAGGCGGATTCTTTTTGCCATTTGATATGG gaacaTTTTTCCTCActctatttgtattttttgttgttatttcaTGTTGTTCGCCAACGATTCAATATCTGCAAATTTGTCACGTTTTATCCGA cAATGGTCACAAGAACCCCAAGTTTGGTCCAATTATCTCTACAATTTccgtaatttttggaattcccACTCTCATACTTGTCTATTTTGGATATACACCATCTCCGGAAGAAGCCACGGAAGCCAAGCAAATTGTATATTATTTAAATGGGGAGGGTGATAGTGCTTTTCTCATGATCACTGCTAAAAGAGGAGGTACTATTGATTGGACATCAATTATTTGTACGGTTTACATCTTTGTTATTATGATTTCTTCGTCGATTACTGTATTTATATGTGCAATTAACATTTataaacaaatgaaaaagaagatgcTGAGCGATGCTGCGAAGAAATCCCAGCAGCAAATTAATTTGATTCTGCTTCTTCAG TTCTTATTTCCATTTCTTCTTATCCATATCCCGTTTTATGAATCGtttatatttccaatttttaatatcgAAAATCCATTTCTAGCAAATAATTTGCCGTTTTTGTTTTCCTGGTGTCCGGCTATCAATCCAATTTTGGTTATGGTCATGGTTAAG aatgtgcGTGATAGATTACTATGCAGATCAGCCGGCTCGAAAATCTCATCAAGTAATATGATTCAAGTACGCCAGCAATCACAAGTGGTCAGCTCACGTCTGAAATGA
- the C09B9.85 gene encoding Bestrophin homolog (Confirmed by transcript evidence), whose translation MTMSYNCDVATDSYFNFFKILFRWKGSVWKSIWKELALWIVTYYTIKAVYMTLDDDRKIIFDKNFLPKIANFDLSVLTFMLTFFVTTIVARWNKIFDNMGFIESAAYAIAAFMDDKNDEPILKPAQEKKEIIKLEDRTDSVEKESDKNTKNKKKSSGEQNKTVKSGAENMKILKPDAVKYVEKQKELEKLNAAKKEEERMELEKLDAERKNKLRMARRTIIRYLVASQVLVLRTISMRTLRRFPNYTSIVAAGFLHQDEADIIENMDFEYDRTWVPIRWATEILREQFMAVSATNKDHPFAAPSLYSAAWQEIKNFQASISVVKNADWVPIPLAYPQVIFFAVRLYFIFCTFTRQHMLTDPEIDRTIDSSNYITYYIPLGNIFQFICLMGWVKVSEALLNPLGEDDDDFEVNFLIDRNIYTGMAIVDTEYAECPALKKKNLGKEKIDAFEGEHARPFYPHGMDGSIGDALVGSAQNMKFDDPPEMKQFSVNITPSKPRPTPLKPKNKEGAQRKISNASTFSTSTFNESGYSTNKAGALGPIPISFDTPNVGVNKK comes from the exons atgacaaTGTCATATAACTGTGATGTCGCTACGGATTcgtattttaactttttcaaa ATACTATTTCGATGGAAAGGGTCTGTATGGAAATCAATTTGGAAAGAATTGGCATTGTGGATTGTTACTTATTATACAATAAAAGCGGTCTATATGACTTTGGATGATGATAggaaaat aattttcgacaaaaatttccTCCCCAAAATTGCTAACTTTGATCTTTCTGTGTTGACGTTTATGCTCACTTTTTTCGTCACCACAATTGTGGCGCGTTGGAACAAGATCTTCGATAATATGGGTTTCATTGAGAG cgcCGCTTATGCGATAGCCGCATTCATGGATGATAAAAATGATGAACCTATACTTAAGCCTGCgcaagaaaagaaagaaataatCAAATTGGAAGATAGAACAGACAGTGTTGAAAAGGAATCGGATAAGAACAcaaagaacaagaagaagagCAGTGGAGAACAGAATAAAACTGTTAAAAGTGGCGCAGAGAATATGAAAATTCTTAAACCCGATGCcgtcaaatatgttgaaaagcaaaaagaattagaaaaattgaatgctgCTAAGAAGGAAGAGGAGAGAATGGAATTAGAAAAACTGGATGCAGAGAGAAAGAATAAATTGAGAATGGCTCGGCGAACTATTATTCGTTACTTGGTGGCATCACAg gtacTGGTGTTGCGAACAATTTCGATGAGAACTCTCCGCCGTTTTCCGAACTATACGTCAATTGTTGCCGCCG GATTTCTACACCAAGATGAAGCTGACATCATAGAGAACATGGATTTCGAGTATGACCGGACTTGGGTTCCAATAAGATGGGCAACAGAAATCCTTAGAGAACAATTCATGGCTGTTTCTGCTACT AACAAAGATCATCCGTTTGCCGCTCCCTCACTATACAGTGCAGCATGGCAGGAGATTAAGAATTTCCAAGCTAGTATTTCAGTTGTGAAAAACGCTGATTGGGTTCCAATTCCATTGGCCTATCCACAAGTGATATTTTTTGCTGTTCGACTCTACTTTATTTTCTGTACATTCACAAGACAACACATGCTTACTGATCCTGAAATTGATAGGACGATTGATTCG AGCAATTACATAACTTATTACATTCCACTTGGAAATATATTCCAATTCATTTGTCTGATGGGATGGGTGAAAGTTTCTGAAGCTCTTCTGAATCCATTAGGAGAAGATGACGACGATTTTGAAGTGAACTTCCTCATTGACAGGAATATTTAT ACCGGAATGGCGATTGTCGATACTGAATATGCTGAATGCCCTgctttgaaaaagaaaaatcttggaaaagaaaaaatagacGCGTTCGAGGGAGAACACGCCCGTCCATTTTATCCGCATGGTATGGATGGAAGCATTGGAGACGCCCTAGTTGGATCTGCACAGAATATGAA atttgatgACCCTCctgaaatgaaacaattttctgttaaTATTACCCCATCGAAGCCCCGTCCAACTCCATTAAAGCCAAAGAATAAAGAAGGTGCACAAAGAAAAATCAGTAATGCTTCTACATTCAGTACATCAACTTTCAATGAGTCAGGTTATTCAACTAATAAGGCAGGCGCTTTGGGACCTATTCCTATTAGTTTTGATACTCCAAATGTGGGcgtgaacaaaaaataa
- the ssq-4 gene encoding Sperm-Specific family, class Q (Product from WormBase gene class ssq;~Confirmed by transcript evidence), with amino-acid sequence MTSAYFGVAGGGNAGAQSAYFGVGGGPAGGGGGNKSAGGGGAPPPGVSCYLGAGAGGAASGSQSAYFGVGGGPVGGGGGGGAPPAASNDAGYFATPPAAPAGGSSTMTAVGGAPRGASTMTAVGGAPVGGSSTMTAVGGAPSGASTMTAIGGAPRGASTMTAVGGAPMGGGSTMTAVGGAPSGASTMTAVGGAPSGASTMTAIGGAPRGASTMTAVGGAPMGGSSTMTAVGGAPIGGSSTMTAVGGAPRGASTMTAVGGAPGGASTMTAMGGGPSAFGGAPPPPSGSAMGGGGGGGATSAYFGVGSGAMGGGGAGAQSAYFGVGGGPVGGGGGGAKSGGGGGGIPGQSVYMGAGGGGGGGGGGGATSAYFAPR; translated from the exons ATGACGTCTGCTTATTTCGGAGTCGCTGGCGGAGGTAATGCTGGAGCTCAATCAGCATATTTCGGAGTCGGAGGAGGACCTGCTGGAGGAGGCGGTGGCAACAAGTCAGCTGGAGGAGGTGGTGCACCACCACCTGGAGTGTCGTGTTACTTGGGAGCTGGAGCCGGAGGCGCTGCCAGTGGATCTCAATCGGCTTACTTTGGTGTCGGAGGAGGCCCAGTTGGAGGTGGAGGTGGCGGTGGAGCACCACCAGCTGCTTCAAATGATGCAGGATACTTTGCTACAC caCCAGCGGCACCAGCTGGAGGGTCTTCGACTATGACTGCCGTCGGAGGAGCCCCACGCGGAGCATCAACCATGACGGCTGTTGGTGGAGCCCCTGTTGGAGGATCAAGCACAATGACTGCAGTTGGTGGAGCGCCATCGGGAGCTTCAACCATGACCGCTATCGGAGGAGCACCTCGTGGAGCATCAACAATGACAGCTGTCGGTGGAGCCCCAATGGGAGGAGGATCAACAATGACTGCCGTTGGAGGAGCGCCATCAGGAGCTTCCACCATGACTGCTGTTGGCGGAGCTCCATCCGGAGCATCTACCATGACCGCAATTGGAGGAGCCCCACGTGGAGCATCAACAATGACAGCTGTCGGTGGTGCACCAATGGGAGGGTCATCTACGATGACAGCGGTTGGCGGAGCACCAATTGGTGGATCTTCGACAATGACTGCTGTGGGAGGAGCACCACGTGGTGCCTCGACCATGACAGCCGTCGGAGGTGCTCCAGGAGGAGCTAGTACCATGACTGCAATGGGAGGTGGTCCATCAGCTTTTGGAGGAGCACCACCACCGCCATCTGGATCAGCGATGggaggaggaggtggaggtggAGCCACATCTGCGTACTTCGGTGTTGGATCTGGAGCTATGGGAGGTGGAGGAGCTGGCGCCCAATCGGCATACTTCGGAGTTGGTGGAGGACCAGTTGGAGGTGGTGGCGGTGGAGCCAAAAGTGGAG GAGGCGGTGGAGGTATCCCCGGACAATCGGTTTACATGGGAGCCggtggcggcggcggcggcggcggtggAGGCGGAGCTACTTCTGCTTACTTTGCTCCAAGATAA